The Chryseolinea soli genome contains a region encoding:
- the aac(6') gene encoding aminoglycoside 6'-N-acetyltransferase: MDIEPLSADNIKPLTELVLELWPDCAFDEEYENYKNILGSKNEICYLIKEQEIYIAFIHLTIRNDYVEGATELPVAYLEALYVKPNYQNLGIGKKLIAAGESWGRQKGCKQLASDTELNNFSSINFHKKIGFKEANRIVCFIKEL; encoded by the coding sequence ATGGACATAGAACCACTTTCAGCGGACAATATTAAACCGCTAACTGAACTTGTTTTGGAATTATGGCCGGATTGCGCATTTGACGAAGAGTACGAAAACTATAAAAACATATTGGGCTCAAAGAATGAAATCTGTTACCTCATCAAGGAACAAGAAATCTACATAGCCTTTATCCATTTAACCATTCGGAATGATTATGTTGAAGGAGCGACCGAATTACCCGTTGCCTACCTGGAAGCCTTATATGTAAAACCAAATTATCAAAACCTTGGCATCGGCAAAAAATTAATAGCTGCTGGCGAAAGTTGGGGCAGGCAAAAAGGTTGCAAACAACTTGCCTCAGACACGGAACTGAATAATTTCAGCAGTATAAACTTTCATAAGAAAATCGGATTTAAAGAAGCAAATCGCATCGTTTGCTTTATAAAGGAACTTTGA
- a CDS encoding pyridoxal phosphate-dependent aminotransferase: MRQKLLSEGAKELSYEIREIVKKADVLKKMGVTISWENIGDPIQKHHKLPQWIKDIISDLMKQDDTYSYCPSKGMLETREFLARQTNAMNGVQITAEDICFFNGLGDAISKAYQFISRTSRVIGPTPAYSTHSSAEAAHAAHEPLTYKLDPNNKWYPDLDDLYNKVKYNPNVVGILIINPDNPTGMVYPLEILQRIVAIAKEFNLFLLADEIYINITYNGARAHALAEIIGDVPGISMKGISKELPWPGSRCGWMEYYNRDKDEDFNRFCQALDNAKMIEVCSTKLPQLAIPKIFGDPRFKGYREQTNANIGRRSKIISDILRTVPQLTFNETFGAFYNTIIFREGSLKPTQSLAISNPQIKALVESWVNNADGTPSKDIALDKRFVYYLLAAKGVCVVPISSFCSELQGFRVTLLEEDEDMLVKTFTSIRDAIVEYLR, from the coding sequence ATGCGACAAAAATTATTGAGCGAAGGCGCCAAAGAACTGAGCTACGAGATCCGCGAGATCGTGAAGAAGGCAGACGTGTTAAAGAAGATGGGCGTCACCATCTCGTGGGAGAACATTGGCGATCCCATCCAAAAACACCACAAGCTTCCGCAGTGGATCAAAGACATCATCTCCGACCTGATGAAGCAGGACGATACCTACAGCTATTGTCCCTCCAAGGGCATGTTGGAAACGCGCGAGTTCCTGGCGCGCCAAACAAACGCCATGAACGGCGTGCAGATCACCGCCGAAGACATCTGCTTCTTCAACGGCCTCGGTGACGCCATCTCCAAAGCGTATCAATTTATTTCGCGCACCTCGCGCGTCATCGGCCCCACGCCGGCATACTCCACCCACAGCAGCGCCGAAGCGGCCCACGCCGCGCACGAGCCGCTCACCTACAAACTGGATCCCAACAACAAATGGTATCCCGATCTCGACGATCTCTACAACAAGGTGAAGTACAATCCCAATGTGGTGGGCATCCTCATCATCAACCCCGACAATCCCACGGGCATGGTCTATCCGCTGGAGATCCTCCAACGCATCGTGGCCATCGCCAAGGAGTTCAATCTCTTTTTGCTCGCCGACGAGATCTATATCAACATCACCTATAACGGGGCACGCGCGCACGCCCTGGCCGAGATCATCGGCGACGTGCCCGGCATTTCCATGAAGGGCATCTCCAAGGAGTTGCCGTGGCCCGGCTCTCGCTGCGGCTGGATGGAATACTACAACCGCGACAAAGACGAAGACTTCAACCGCTTCTGCCAGGCCCTCGACAACGCCAAGATGATCGAAGTGTGTTCGACCAAGCTCCCGCAGCTCGCCATCCCGAAAATTTTCGGCGACCCGCGCTTCAAAGGCTATCGCGAACAAACCAACGCCAACATCGGCCGCCGCAGCAAGATCATCTCAGACATCCTGCGCACCGTGCCGCAGCTCACCTTCAACGAAACCTTTGGTGCTTTCTACAATACCATCATCTTCCGCGAAGGCAGCCTCAAGCCCACGCAGTCGCTCGCCATCAGCAATCCCCAGATCAAAGCGCTGGTGGAGAGTTGGGTGAACAATGCCGATGGAACGCCCAGCAAAGACATCGCGCTCGATAAACGGTTTGTTTATTACCTATTGGCGGCGAAAGGGGTTTGCGTGGTTCCTATTTCATCGTTCTGTTCTGAACTGCAAGGGTTCCGCGTAACGCTGCTGGAGGAAGACGAGGATATGCTCGTCAAAACTTTCACGAGCATCAGGGATGCGATTGTGGAGTATTTGAGATAG
- a CDS encoding AraC family transcriptional regulator — translation MYSVQVSVMRDLIYGAVAHGASLQALCQRMGIDPHVLTEAEKHMDWEAAADFWVPAVEMTGDEQLGLHIGQHIGASAFGMLGYLSQSCKTLEDALTTIVKFNATISSIFKYKLEFSEGLVHVGFEPIPLYEKKYPESARQAVDVSATSFAMQMSRLTGKNLRPVYVEFTYSKRAPQEYERVFHAPVKFNAQRNGVTITREQYVTPIISYDKSLFALFNAMLVKKQNALSNENTLPEKIRSLLLFDFNGQVPALEIMASHLSMTPRTLQRKLTDEGTSYRALSHQLRKELATEMLNTNLKKQEIASLLGYTDDSTLRRQVKAWDLAPGTRA, via the coding sequence ATGTATTCCGTTCAAGTATCCGTCATGCGCGACCTCATCTATGGTGCCGTCGCCCATGGTGCCAGTCTCCAGGCCCTCTGCCAGCGCATGGGCATCGACCCCCACGTGCTCACCGAGGCCGAGAAACACATGGACTGGGAAGCCGCCGCCGACTTCTGGGTACCCGCCGTCGAAATGACGGGCGACGAACAACTGGGCCTCCACATCGGCCAGCATATTGGCGCGTCGGCTTTTGGCATGCTGGGCTATCTCTCGCAAAGCTGCAAGACGCTCGAAGATGCCCTCACCACCATTGTCAAGTTCAACGCGACGATAAGCTCCATTTTCAAATATAAACTCGAGTTCAGCGAAGGTTTGGTGCATGTCGGCTTTGAGCCGATACCGCTCTATGAGAAAAAGTATCCCGAGAGCGCGCGGCAGGCCGTGGACGTTTCCGCCACGTCGTTCGCCATGCAGATGAGCCGACTCACCGGGAAAAACCTGCGGCCCGTCTATGTGGAGTTCACCTACTCCAAGCGCGCACCACAGGAATACGAACGGGTGTTTCACGCGCCTGTAAAATTCAATGCCCAACGTAATGGCGTCACCATCACCCGCGAACAATATGTCACGCCCATCATCAGCTACGACAAGTCTTTGTTCGCGTTGTTCAATGCCATGCTGGTGAAAAAACAAAATGCATTGTCGAACGAGAACACCCTGCCCGAAAAGATCCGCAGCCTCCTGCTCTTCGACTTCAATGGGCAAGTGCCTGCGCTGGAGATCATGGCCTCGCACCTCTCCATGACACCGCGCACGCTCCAGCGCAAGCTCACCGACGAAGGCACTTCCTATCGCGCCCTCTCGCACCAACTGCGCAAAGAGCTGGCCACCGAAATGCTGAACACCAACCTGAAAAAACAAGAGATCGCCTCCCTCCTCGGCTACACCGACGACAGCACCTTGCGCCGCCAGGTCAAAGCGTGGGACCTCGCTCCCGGCACGCGAGCGTAA
- a CDS encoding cytochrome c, translating into MKRFLKIAGKIVGALVAIVLVFVVYIEVSYKRTFQAPPTGITASRDTAVIARGRYIVKGPAHCWTCHASKEAIARQGNDPGSAPMSGGVEFKTPVATFYTPNLTPDPETGIGRLSDEQVARAIRYGVNHSDHALAPFMMFQSMNDEDLTAVVSYLRSTPPVKNEVPERDLNLLGKMISRFLLEPDLKPDVKPAVAHDSSAVYGEYLVQAMANCRACHTKRDETGAFVGEPFAGGSPMETETGTFITPNLTPHATTGRIYTWTPEQFVQRFKLGKGPEGSHMPWEAYSNMSEQDLKAIYAFLRTLKPVDNKVASTFVPKRME; encoded by the coding sequence ATGAAACGATTTCTGAAGATTGCCGGCAAGATCGTGGGCGCCCTGGTGGCCATCGTCCTGGTATTTGTCGTCTATATCGAGGTTAGCTACAAACGTACGTTCCAGGCACCCCCTACCGGCATCACGGCAAGCCGGGATACGGCCGTGATCGCCCGCGGCCGCTATATTGTGAAAGGCCCCGCACACTGCTGGACCTGCCACGCCAGCAAGGAGGCCATCGCCCGGCAAGGCAACGACCCCGGTAGCGCTCCCATGAGCGGTGGCGTGGAGTTTAAGACGCCCGTGGCAACCTTCTACACGCCCAACCTCACCCCCGACCCGGAAACCGGTATCGGCCGCCTCAGCGACGAGCAAGTGGCGAGGGCCATTCGCTATGGCGTGAACCACAGCGACCACGCCCTGGCGCCCTTCATGATGTTCCAGTCGATGAACGATGAGGACCTGACGGCCGTGGTCTCCTATCTGCGGTCGACCCCGCCGGTGAAAAATGAAGTGCCCGAGCGGGACCTGAACCTGTTGGGGAAAATGATCTCGCGGTTCCTGCTTGAGCCTGACCTGAAGCCGGATGTGAAGCCGGCCGTGGCGCACGACTCTTCGGCCGTGTATGGCGAGTACCTGGTGCAGGCAATGGCAAATTGCCGGGCGTGTCATACGAAGCGCGATGAGACAGGCGCTTTTGTGGGGGAGCCATTTGCGGGGGGCAGTCCCATGGAAACGGAAACGGGTACATTCATCACCCCCAATCTCACGCCGCACGCCACGACAGGCCGCATCTATACGTGGACGCCGGAGCAGTTTGTGCAGCGGTTTAAATTAGGGAAAGGGCCGGAGGGGAGTCACATGCCGTGGGAGGCGTATTCAAATATGTCGGAGCAGGATTTGAAAGCGATCTATGCTTTTTTGAGAACGTTGAAGCCGGTGGATAATAAGGTGGCGAGTACGTTTGTTCCGAAGCGGATGGAATAG
- the rlmD gene encoding 23S rRNA (uracil(1939)-C(5))-methyltransferase RlmD, which translates to MKKGDVLENIVVETMAAEGKCVSRIDGLVLFMEGGAPGDTVDVQLTKIKSSFLEGRVTTVKQLSPSRSQPFCTHFGLCGGCSWQHIGYDAQLVYKQKQVADNLQRLGGLALPPLQTIVPSAKTRFYRNKLDYTFSAQRWLTREEMEKKKALENPAESMPPQPALGYHIPRKYDLVFDVTECHLQPDPSNAIRLAVKDEALKAGIPFFDLRKQVGFLRTITIRTANTGEVMIILQVTYDKMEWTEKILRRLEKDFPQITSFNYIINGKKNDTFHDLDIICWKGNPYITEHMPKPDGSGVLQFRVGPKSFYQTNSDQAYQLYKLAWEMAELKGHERVYDLYTGTGTIANFVAAQAQKVVGLEYVAAAIEDAKVNSRINNITNTDFHAGDIKDLLDESFLSQHGTPDTIITDPPRAGMHEAVCGMILKAAPQRIVYVSCNPATQARDLSLLADNYEILRVQPVDMFPHTVHVENIVSLKKK; encoded by the coding sequence ATGAAAAAAGGAGACGTACTCGAGAATATTGTAGTCGAAACCATGGCCGCCGAGGGCAAATGTGTTTCCAGAATTGATGGGTTGGTATTGTTTATGGAAGGCGGCGCCCCCGGCGACACCGTCGATGTGCAGCTCACCAAAATCAAAAGTTCATTCTTAGAAGGGCGGGTCACCACCGTCAAACAGTTGTCGCCCAGCCGAAGCCAGCCCTTTTGCACCCATTTTGGCCTCTGCGGTGGTTGCTCGTGGCAACACATTGGCTACGACGCTCAATTGGTATACAAGCAGAAACAGGTGGCCGACAACCTGCAACGCCTGGGGGGCCTGGCATTGCCTCCGCTCCAAACCATCGTTCCCTCCGCCAAAACCAGGTTCTATCGCAACAAACTAGACTATACTTTTTCCGCTCAGCGCTGGCTCACACGCGAGGAAATGGAGAAAAAGAAAGCACTCGAAAACCCGGCCGAAAGCATGCCACCCCAACCGGCCTTGGGCTATCACATCCCGCGCAAATACGACCTCGTGTTCGACGTCACCGAGTGCCACCTCCAGCCTGACCCCAGCAACGCCATCCGCCTGGCCGTGAAAGATGAGGCACTCAAAGCAGGTATCCCCTTTTTTGATCTTCGAAAACAGGTGGGTTTTCTTCGCACCATCACTATTCGCACGGCCAACACCGGCGAAGTGATGATCATCCTGCAGGTCACCTACGACAAAATGGAATGGACCGAAAAGATCCTGCGGCGATTGGAAAAGGATTTCCCGCAGATCACATCGTTCAACTATATCATCAACGGAAAAAAGAACGACACCTTCCACGACCTCGACATCATTTGTTGGAAAGGCAATCCCTACATCACCGAACACATGCCCAAACCCGACGGCAGCGGCGTACTCCAATTCCGCGTCGGCCCCAAGTCGTTCTATCAGACCAACTCCGACCAAGCCTATCAACTCTACAAATTAGCGTGGGAGATGGCCGAGCTGAAGGGCCACGAACGGGTTTATGATCTATACACCGGCACGGGCACCATCGCCAACTTCGTAGCGGCACAGGCTCAAAAAGTGGTAGGCCTCGAGTATGTCGCGGCCGCCATCGAAGACGCCAAGGTGAACTCGCGCATCAACAACATCACCAACACCGACTTCCACGCCGGCGACATCAAAGACCTGCTCGACGAATCGTTTCTTTCCCAACACGGCACCCCCGACACGATCATCACCGACCCACCGCGCGCCGGCATGCACGAAGCCGTCTGCGGCATGATCCTCAAAGCCGCCCCACAACGCATCGTCTATGTGAGCTGCAACCCGGCCACGCAAGCCCGCGACCTGAGTTTGCTCGCCGACAACTACGAAATCCTGAGGGTTCAACCGGTAGACATGTTCCCGCATACCGTCCACGTTGAAAACATCGTGAGCCTGAAAAAAAAATGA
- a CDS encoding gliding motility-associated C-terminal domain-containing protein — translation MKRLLILFLGAFAMLPAAASHIVGGEFEIQYLHDNLYQVNLIIYFDQRNGSPGAKDINIEAAIYRKSDNALMDNIFFTGFTETPVLYTQPTCSTTDLQTSKLVYTTTVTLSSDRYNSPSGYYLTWERCCRNYAIVNIFSEDPTFSAAAAGQTFYLEFPPVTKNGAKFIDSSPHLFPPLSDYACPFRKYYVNFGGVDDDGDSLVYSLVTPFSTHSIIAVPPLQPAPYPLVTYRDGFGFNNIMKGNPDMRITYGGFLTVTPTIQGLFVFAVKCEEYRDGKKIGEVRRDFQLLVVDQCAHDEPPQILGKKLADATFAYDNTMNVTFSNTTADADRCILVQVSDPDASNVLDNFTEKVHIQALALGFDKDVSGVLPAVTEATLTNGSTQQFRICFPECPYLEGPFQIGIIAYDDACALPMSDTLKVTVNIQPPANNNAHFVVPVADVTETVNEGDVRTWDLDGVDLDGDMLLFGVIADFRLEDVGMKIVQVKNVAGEYQAQLQWDTHCDVYDFTHRTDFKITFTLEDLDLCNFNHPDQRVFNLTVKLPGNLDPIIDSDLTANPAERRVLGLTRKVNETLAFNVFGKDGDNDFIVLSGNGVGFDIADYNIEFPGSNGRGQISSLFKWNIFCDKINLGVKDTFLFEFLVVDNANKCRFYKADTLDVSVIVEPPDNNQPSLQVNNLNQQIQFVNNAMTVELGQQITLGLVGTDPDNAPQPDMLTIDLIKAEGNVPPTGYVFAEGRGRGTAETTFAWKPECDIFLDDVYENHYTFTFNVTDDRCFNTKADTVAVDITIKDVEHDSRDFLPPNFITPNGDSYNDYFAMVRQDESTGQLVNILPRDNCVGVFEGIAIYNRWGRQVFESNARDFRWYADSEAAGMYYYLLKYSNKEYKGVITLSFYDQQSNNR, via the coding sequence ATGAAACGGCTTTTGATCTTGTTTTTGGGTGCTTTTGCCATGCTGCCGGCCGCAGCCTCGCACATCGTGGGGGGTGAGTTTGAGATCCAATACCTCCATGACAACCTGTACCAGGTGAACCTCATTATCTATTTCGACCAGCGCAACGGCTCGCCCGGGGCCAAAGACATCAACATCGAGGCGGCCATCTACCGGAAGAGCGACAATGCCCTGATGGACAACATTTTTTTTACTGGCTTTACTGAAACCCCGGTGCTGTACACGCAACCGACCTGCTCGACTACCGACCTTCAGACGTCCAAGCTGGTGTACACGACGACGGTGACCCTTTCGTCGGACCGGTACAACAGCCCTTCGGGCTACTATCTGACGTGGGAACGCTGCTGCCGGAATTATGCTATTGTTAATATTTTCAGCGAAGACCCCACCTTTAGCGCTGCCGCCGCCGGACAGACCTTTTACCTGGAGTTTCCCCCCGTGACCAAGAACGGCGCGAAGTTCATCGACTCTTCGCCGCACCTGTTCCCTCCGCTGAGTGACTACGCCTGTCCCTTCAGAAAGTATTATGTGAACTTTGGCGGTGTGGACGACGACGGTGACTCGCTGGTCTACTCGCTGGTGACGCCGTTCAGCACGCATTCGATCATCGCCGTGCCACCATTGCAACCGGCGCCTTATCCGCTTGTGACGTATCGGGACGGGTTCGGCTTTAACAACATCATGAAGGGTAACCCGGACATGCGCATCACCTATGGAGGTTTTCTGACGGTGACGCCCACCATCCAGGGACTTTTTGTGTTTGCCGTGAAGTGCGAAGAGTATCGCGACGGCAAAAAGATCGGCGAAGTGCGCCGCGATTTTCAATTGCTGGTCGTAGATCAATGTGCTCACGACGAACCACCCCAGATCCTGGGCAAGAAACTGGCCGACGCCACCTTCGCCTACGACAACACGATGAACGTGACCTTTAGCAACACCACGGCCGACGCCGACCGTTGCATCCTGGTTCAGGTGTCGGATCCCGATGCTTCGAATGTGTTGGACAACTTCACCGAGAAGGTCCACATCCAGGCCCTGGCACTTGGCTTTGACAAAGATGTGAGCGGCGTATTGCCGGCCGTGACAGAGGCCACGCTGACAAACGGCAGCACCCAACAATTCCGCATCTGCTTTCCCGAATGTCCTTACCTGGAAGGCCCCTTCCAGATCGGGATCATTGCCTACGACGACGCCTGCGCCTTGCCAATGAGCGATACGCTGAAAGTGACCGTCAATATTCAACCACCGGCAAACAACAATGCGCATTTTGTCGTGCCCGTCGCCGACGTGACGGAGACCGTGAACGAAGGCGATGTGCGAACGTGGGACCTCGATGGGGTTGACCTGGATGGCGACATGCTCCTGTTCGGGGTGATCGCCGACTTTCGCCTCGAAGATGTGGGCATGAAGATCGTCCAGGTGAAGAACGTCGCCGGCGAGTATCAGGCGCAATTGCAGTGGGACACGCATTGTGATGTCTATGACTTTACCCATCGCACAGACTTTAAAATAACATTCACCCTGGAGGACCTCGACCTCTGTAATTTCAATCACCCCGACCAACGGGTGTTCAACCTGACGGTGAAACTGCCCGGCAACCTCGATCCCATCATCGACTCGGACCTGACGGCCAACCCCGCCGAGCGGCGCGTGCTGGGCCTGACGCGGAAGGTGAATGAAACGCTGGCCTTCAACGTGTTTGGAAAGGACGGCGACAACGACTTCATCGTGCTGAGTGGAAATGGCGTGGGCTTTGATATTGCCGACTACAACATCGAGTTCCCCGGCAGCAACGGCCGAGGACAGATCAGCTCGCTCTTTAAATGGAACATCTTCTGCGATAAGATCAACCTCGGTGTGAAAGATACCTTCCTGTTCGAATTCCTGGTGGTGGACAACGCCAACAAATGCCGGTTCTACAAGGCCGACACACTCGACGTGAGCGTGATCGTGGAGCCACCCGACAACAACCAGCCCAGTTTGCAGGTGAACAACCTGAACCAACAGATCCAGTTTGTCAACAATGCCATGACGGTGGAGCTGGGTCAGCAAATCACGCTGGGGCTGGTGGGCACCGACCCCGACAATGCGCCACAACCCGATATGTTGACCATCGACCTGATCAAAGCGGAAGGCAACGTGCCCCCCACAGGCTATGTGTTCGCCGAAGGCAGGGGACGGGGCACTGCCGAAACCACCTTCGCGTGGAAGCCGGAGTGTGACATCTTTTTGGATGACGTCTACGAAAACCATTACACGTTCACCTTTAACGTGACCGACGACCGCTGCTTCAACACCAAAGCCGACACCGTGGCGGTGGACATCACCATCAAAGACGTTGAACACGACAGCCGCGATTTCCTGCCACCCAACTTCATCACTCCCAACGGCGACAGCTACAACGACTACTTCGCCATGGTGCGGCAAGACGAATCAACCGGCCAGCTGGTAAACATCCTGCCCCGCGACAATTGCGTGGGCGTGTTTGAAGGCATCGCCATTTATAACCGCTGGGGCCGCCAGGTATTTGAGAGCAATGCGCGAGACTTCCGGTGGTATGCCGATAGTGAGGCGGCGGGCATGTATTATTATCTGCTGAAATATTCCAATAAGGAATACAAGGGGGTGATTACGTTGTCGTTTTATGACCAGCAGTCGAATAACCGGTGA
- a CDS encoding SH3 domain-containing protein — MQSRVLKFLAILGLTLFFGAGSLHAQVGRFRLQQADSLYGKKKYTQSLDHYASILGQHEYTPAMLLKMAYIEEGLNRIGPALYYLNLYYLASNDKQVLDKMEELATKYNLKGYEHTDADRFLTFYHDYYLPISIALAALAVLLLSITFALRRRGRSPLALGIVSMLVLLVLVVHINLGEKPSTGIVGNANTYLMDGPSPGAAVISVIDEGHRVEIVGHRDVWVQVMWNGATAYVKENNLLPVSL; from the coding sequence ATGCAAAGTCGGGTTCTAAAATTTCTCGCCATTCTGGGGTTAACTTTATTTTTCGGGGCTGGCAGCCTCCACGCGCAGGTTGGCCGCTTCCGTTTGCAGCAGGCCGACTCGCTGTATGGCAAAAAAAAATACACCCAGTCGCTGGACCACTATGCGTCCATCCTAGGCCAGCACGAATACACGCCCGCCATGCTCCTCAAGATGGCCTATATCGAAGAAGGCCTCAACCGCATCGGCCCGGCCCTCTATTACCTCAACCTCTATTACCTGGCCAGCAACGACAAACAGGTGCTGGATAAAATGGAAGAACTGGCCACCAAATACAACCTCAAGGGCTACGAACACACCGACGCCGACCGCTTTCTCACCTTCTACCACGACTATTACCTGCCCATTTCCATCGCCCTGGCCGCACTCGCCGTGCTGCTGCTCAGCATAACCTTTGCCCTGCGCCGCCGCGGACGCAGTCCGCTCGCCCTGGGCATCGTGTCCATGCTGGTGTTGCTCGTCCTGGTAGTACACATAAACCTGGGCGAAAAACCCAGCACCGGCATCGTGGGCAATGCCAACACCTACCTCATGGACGGCCCCTCGCCCGGCGCTGCCGTTATCAGCGTGATCGACGAAGGTCATCGCGTAGAGATCGTCGGCCACCGCGACGTCTGGGTGCAAGTGATGTGGAATGGGGCCACGGCCTACGTAAAAGAAAATAATCTCCTGCCCGTCAGCCTATAA